The Arenibacter algicola region CATCGCCATTTCTTCCCCTTCAATGGCACATGGGCCACAGAGTAGGAAAAAGTTGTTGCTTTTGGTATGTTTAAGTTGAGGTATGAGTTCTAGATTCATCGATCTTAATTTTGGTGCAAAGATAGGAATTTGGAAGCAGCAAATTATTCATTGAGCATTCTTAAAGTGTTTTGGAAGTAGGTTAAAATTGTGATAATTCTAGTTTATAGAGGGGCTTGGATGATAACATAGTGGGATAATTGTTGTAAATTAAAGGGTTAATCAAAAAACAAGACATCATGGAAATTCAAAAATTACTTATTCCGGAATTGGAACACGAAGTAGCCCTTACAGAGAAGTTCTTAAGACGCATTCCTAAGGATAAATTGGACTGGCGCCCACATCCTAAATCCATGTCCATTAAGCAATTGGGGAGTCATTTGGCCGAACTGCCTAGTTGGGTGGTAGGTACCATGTCCCAAGATGAGATGATAATGGATGAATACAAACCTCCAATTAATGACAATGTGGACGACATGATCAAAACCCTGAAATCGGCTGCAAAGGAAGCGGCAGATTCTCTAAAAGTAGCCAATAGTAAATACGATAAGAAATGGAAAATGATTCAAGGAGGAAAGACTGTGATGGAAATGCCCAAGTATCAAGTGCTAAGGGGGATGGTACTAAATCAATTTCCACATCATAGAGCCCAATTGGGCGTATGCCTTCGGTTGTTGAACGAGTCGGTTCCTGCTACCTATGGTCCTTCTGCAGATGAACAATAAATCAATATGGTGCAAAATTGGGTTTCAATATGGAGGGTCAATACTACTTTTCCGTATTTATAGAGCATTGGCCCAAGCTTTGTAAAACTACTTCAATATCAATAAGATAAGAAAAATTAGGCTTTTGTAGTTGGCGTAAAAAAAATGAGTATCTTTGCGCCCGCATTTAGGGTGCTTAGATGCGTTTAAAATCAAATTATGGGAGTTACAAAAAACATAGCTATTATAGCCCACGTTGACCACGGTAAAACCACCTTGGTAGATA contains the following coding sequences:
- a CDS encoding DinB family protein, giving the protein MEIQKLLIPELEHEVALTEKFLRRIPKDKLDWRPHPKSMSIKQLGSHLAELPSWVVGTMSQDEMIMDEYKPPINDNVDDMIKTLKSAAKEAADSLKVANSKYDKKWKMIQGGKTVMEMPKYQVLRGMVLNQFPHHRAQLGVCLRLLNESVPATYGPSADEQ